A genomic segment from Drosophila willistoni isolate 14030-0811.24 chromosome 2L unlocalized genomic scaffold, UCI_dwil_1.1 Seg168, whole genome shotgun sequence encodes:
- the LOC6643360 gene encoding uncharacterized protein LOC6643360 isoform X6: MNKNAGDGSGNDGKNSNKGSGGSNGGGGAGGAGGNPHDPTGLLDAASLFAYWGRDPTGAAAAAASNPLFNSQFNAAAAAGLGLLPNTAGAAANDRYSMAAAAAAAAGAHHHQNTMAVAASQAASLAGLHPASWWSMAQLAAQDYFSRLQASGLSPFPHPDLAAAFGPAAAMGMAGAGAGTNASGAAGGSATGLGGVTGNAGGSGSGGGAGGGGGSSSSSSSKSNKSRKEKRAAQQQQQQQQQQQSLANSINAAAAAAAAAAANNPAAALASMHGFGVPGSSLSSVSTGSGSIPTSSGGGGHGGYKSTASAYGKPSTMTSTSSLSSNPGSAYDPVTLHKELLAMQAVAAAASGSSSNSSSGKKSGGGSSSSSLHGHLTGVGGGGGSSGSSVGMMSGSKSSTNVSSSNASLGGLHSNNPLMSPHSALVSGAGMGGGSAGSNSSSSSGKDRDKNNPSLNALNSLTQFGALGMTPQQSMQSMQAAMNAFAASTTSAGSAGAGGGHSVSSQQQQGGAGGGIGNTNAGAGGKAKDYLSGAGMMSNEHPSLLGVRLPPDTEIIKYTSSIVGPKIPGTTSRGRKKTISETEQQQQNTQQQKQQQQHQVEHLLQQQQKDLDTTTNAISSLLAFPGLSPAKRARLEMEYAAMAAAAQQQQQLHGMLGAAAAAAAASGMPGMSGLPTSLEQLSGVVVGGGGTKGGVSSSSGGGGVGGSSSSSSTITSSGAQSGGSSSAISQQQQLQQQNRGDLSASSSASNDRVEVIKLPPTITSNGAYNLSNKGKEIHDLTTDHGPGAGVNLSLKSNNLSSAGGVGGAGGGAAGGAGTGAVGSASNPITIDDFDAPLNLSMKPSDKSNSQSTSSTSVTNLASDYQTGGGGQSASGGSAAGGSSNSLQSLSSITAALGGTGGMPGGASGVTSPAPHMGGAGGGVISAGGSSAVGGSNSNSGSNSSSYKEGRPRNLGRGVSKPKKNTVASLLAQSRAVGLKPMLATQQLLQQGADIEKIRLALSEANAHMETSTDSESMAAESGLSESESEDANIHNVSELRVPLELGWKRDTVIRGLTKQGQIRGEVTYYAPNSVAPLKTIGQVFAHLEQQPSSLTRENFSFSARAIVGSFLQPAPPPYANDGEYIRMTDEDVAKRLEDLKVFTRQTLNVEQRIEIAKQQQAMRDAKKQQKEELARNKEKARQEKNAKLEQQRKEKELKNQQAIEERKKRQEELDRLKQEELIKKQQELQKQKELLLAAEMERERRRQHMNLIRMLEVRRKFEEREKKKHQLVLDRLILRERRMAERKRDADILQLIRRPNEDSEMPQEIAVPELERIAGNRLPGQAMADLLMVFEFLHNFGETLGFDMESLPSLQNLHDALISDSNADAEEELLSVMTHLLVCAIEDPGVPNPGRHTTLLGQSLRNADITNSNVSEILRIYLYATATGEIRQMYGITVDRERERRVPDHHQLDADSATHSAKNQEYYKLLHENDTWKLSHYLKDRPFVALNPTRKAQMLAHLCNDLLMNKAVLRQIDGSLETCAQMRKEKYMTDMKVRKYKALHMRKARIEAYEKAQAEREAAMQALMAQQKLDAERLALAKQAEAEAAAAIAVVPVDGENSKAEVSGETTTNNGGEKEDETKDPEAAAATTTTTTQPMEVDSNDKEETAPATPAAVGAPSTLQLGAGATGDSLVSPTKMTAVPISTTTATTISGGEQCAATIATPTYQHNGSATTTPTNSASLVTVAAAGDALLQAKKTGARNSINEDGQHPDVSISIEDDLSDLDSEITNVEEDEDNRLSADELQKKLDKIVRASLNCKEALEKSTNQLRAACFGQDRFWRRYWKLPKAGGIFIEALESAQNDICGYHEALEGMDEQATDREEEKKAESVDGDAAAAAAEQDEPMDVDEDVDANDKKAVEEPPLASEQPQADAEQQQHQEEDDDDDDDCTEINKVEPEIVDLGDDDDDPPKSDPTAPPPPPPLPAPRPEIKVKSEMELMGPPPTVISTKTDFEAEIKIPTIPGLIPTINNNNNNANVNDFTNMMNMNNMGSNINNINMNINNCDKMDLTSIKAEMDLKKEDDCIIVSTTTIGDDSPKWFSIVKREVPLISELPAEDGGVVSQELQHSYANQNCYAQLQLQGHPWDLINNMQYYSIPMDECKVEPTKYTQECIFSLSGLDEKQMQAKIDEYAVKMSSSGTGTGTDAANLTVSKNGLGSPHPPSETDEELKKTTTTTKSETEEKFFRLGSEVPPDTGGGTGAGPGVGATAAAGAGAGAGETEIEVKPKIELRLDEALSQAYYHNIANMSLSSVQTYIPIDIPLPLSMTPDEHRLLEQVKLAGFPEKVHGVYVPRRHRYGWWQLNDEQKLRQLVKSLNPSGLRERELQENLQRFLTLEQPLGVNYLLKEHETEVVEYMMPDKPNDWNPKVAKRVELALLEQLESLEDKIASASMQLKNWQLPNRIENELNLEQEDVSEEDFVSIIPMIRERIIDLEANIERRYLKPPLGSQTGDAHLAVIAQNQHTSTQTQNSASAAAYLLQMQQQQQQQQQQQQLVGQQQQQQHQQQLGNNTNNSSNLNPSSFNERTMALAAIAAAANPPILDGSSANPAECTSGNVSPASNCDSDKDEKVENIPKGLVQWRDAVSRSHTTAQLAMALYVLESCVAWDKSIMKAYATKSSKPSTKKKGGTKKQATPKKQQQNTKAKPPPPPSSSKSTTPKKKQKTEETAATPSLSIKINLKALAKANQNGQQDQSDSEASSSSSTSASNSDSDFGTRRRNKTKTKTKNKTNKTTPTATGTVTATGKRRRSATTTNSCKYSNSLQNCQFCTSGENEDKLLLCDGCDKGYHTYCFKPKMDNIPDGDWYCYECVNKATNERKCIVCGGHRPSPVGKMIYCDLCPRAYHADCYIPPLLKVPRGKWYCHGCITRAPPPKKRSGGSSSKSRRDRDASTAAKRRNDKQLTSGPGSLEQIAVGDVQPQQQQQQQQQQQQILLNASQQSLNSSHDESMTSLPAPLSPAHSVASATFDEQHHNNSIDGSRFPTTTHNNGGVPLAETEGSASGGVTATSYPPYPPPSNFATTGMANRTPPSLPQPLQFNTAMSPRAVTPTRTPTPTPTPPPPPGPQLQPPTPTAAAPIVMQASPTALNVTCQSPTQPMTMPSPRACTPTPPATGAGNATQMSPPPINIHAIQEAKEKLKQEKKEKHATKKLMKELSVCKTLLGEMELHEDSWPFLLPVNTKQFPTYRKIIKSPMDLSTIKKKLQDLSYKTREDFCVDVRQIFDNCEMFNEDDSPVGKAGHGMRKFFESRWGELTDKHS; this comes from the exons ATGAATAAAAATGCCGGCGATGGCAGCGGCAACGACGGCAAAAACTCAAACAAAGGTAGTGGAGGCTCCAATGGCGGCGGTGGGGCTGGTGGCGCCGGCGGTAATCCCCATGATCCTACAGGACTCTTAGATGCTGCGTCACTTTTTG CGTATTGGGGTCGTGACCCCACTGGAGCCGCTGCTGCGGCCGCCTCCAATCCTCTATTCAATTCGCAATTTaatgctgccgctgccgccggCTTAGGTCTTTTGCCAAATACAGCTGGAGCCGCTGCCAACGATCGTTATTCAATGGCCGCGGCAGCAGCCGCAGCGGCAGGAGCCCATCATCATCAGAATACCATGGCTGTGGCGGCATCACAGGCCGCCAGTTTGGCAGGTCTGCATCCAGCAA GCTGGTGGTCTATGGCCCAATTAGCTGCCCAGGACTATTTCAGTCGCCTGCAGGCATCAGGTCTTTCACCATTTCCTCATCCCGATTTGGCAGCAGCATTTGGTCCAGCTGCTGCCATGGGTATGGCTGGTGCAGGCGCTGGCACAAATGCAAGTGGCGCAGCAGGTGGAAGTGCAACTGGCTTAGGTGGTGTTACAGGCAATGCGGGCGGTAGTGGatctggtggtggtgctggagGAGGAGGCGGATCGTCGAGTTCTTCAAGCAGTAAATCGAACAAGTCGCGGAAGGAGAAACGAGCCgcccagcaacagcagcaacaacaacaacagcaacagagtCTGGCCAACAGTATAAACGCAGCGGcggctgctgcagcagcagctgcagccaACAATCCAGCAGCAGCATTGGCCAGCATGCATGGTTTTGGTGTACCCGGCAGCAGTCTGTCATCGGTGAGCACAGGCAGTGGTTCGATACCAACTAGTAGTGGCGGAGGAGGACATGGTGGCTACAAG AGCACTGCCAGTGCTTATGGTAAACCATCGACTATGACAAGCACTAGTAGCTTGTCTAGTAATCCTGGCTCTGCTTATGACCCTGTGACCCTGCATAAAGAGCTGCTGGCCATGCAGGCGGTGGCCGCAGCAGCCTCTGGCTCTAGTTCAAACAGTTCCTCGGGCAAAAAATCTGGAGGAGGCAGTTCCTCATCATCATTGCATGGCCATTTGACTGGCgtgggtggtggtggtggatcCAGTGGTAGTAGTGTTGGCATGATGTCCGGCAGTAAATCTTCCACCAATGTCAGTTCCAGCAATGCCTCATTGGGCGGCCTGCATTCAAACAATCCTCTAATGTCACCTCACTCGGCTCTAGTTAGTGGTGCTGGGATGGGTGGTGGCAGTGCGGGTTCTAATTCTTCCTCTTCATCGGGCAAGGATCGTGATAAGAATAATCCCTCATTAAATGCCCTCAATTCGTTGACCCAATTCGGTGCTTTGGGTATGACACCGCAGCAAAGTATGCAGAGTATGCAGGCGGCGATGAATGCATTTGCGGCTAGTACCACTTCGGCTGGTTCTGCAGGAGCTGGAGGTGGACACTCTGTAAGtagtcagcagcagcagggaggagcaggaggaggTATTGGCAACACAAATGCAGGAGCTGGTGGGAAAGCTAAGGATTATCTAAGTGGAGCGGGCATGATGAG CAATGAGCATCCATCTTTGTTAGGAGTTCGCCTTCCACCCGATACGGAGATCATTAAGTACACATCATCTATTGTTGGTCCCAAAATTCCTGGTACTACATCACGCGGTCGTAAAAAGACCATTTCCGAaacagaacaacaacaacaaaacacacaacaacagaaacaacaacaacaacaccaagtCGAACACTtactccaacaacaacagaaagaTCTTGATACCACAACAAATGCAATTTCCTCTCTACTTGCATTTCCAGGTCTCAGTCCCGCCAAGCGGGCTAGACTAGAAATGGAGTATGCCGCCATGGCAGCAGCtgcgcaacaacaacaacaactccaCGGCATGTtgggagcagcagcagcagccgctgcAGCATCTGGTATGCCTGGCATGAGTGGATTACCCACATCACTGGAACAATTAAGCGGTGTCGTCGTCGGCGGCGGTGGCACAAAGGGTGGAGTCTCATCATCCAGTGGCGGAGGTGGTGTCGGCGGCTCCTCCTCATCATCGTCAACAATCACCAGCAGTGGCGCACAGAGTGGTGGCTCATCGTCGGCCATttctcagcagcagcagctccagCAACAGAATCGCGGAGATTTATCAGCCTCGTCATCGGCATCCAATGATCGTGTTGAGGTTATCAAATTGCCACCAACAATCACCTCAAACGGAGCATACAATCTATCCAATAAGGGTAAAGAAATCCATGATCTTACTACAGATCATGGACCCGGAGCCGGTGTTAATTTAAGCCTAAAATCCAATAATCTAAGCTCAGCTGGTGGCGTTGGAGGCGCTGGCGGAGGAGCGGCAGGTGGAGCAGGTACTGGAGCTGTTGGTTCCGCCTCCAATCCCATAACGATTGATGATTTCGATGCACCACTCAATTTGTCCATGAAACCCTCGGATAAGAGCAATTCCCAGTCTACATCATCAACGAGTGTAACAAATTTGGCAAGTGATTATCAGACCGGAGGTGGTGGACAATCCGCATCTGGAGGATCAGCTGCTGGTGGTTCATCAAATAGTCTACAAAGTCTGAGTTCGATTACCGCTGCTTTGGGTGGCACTGGAGGAATGCCCGGCGGCGCTAGTGGTGTAACCTCACCAGctccccatatgggaggagcCGGCGGCGGTGTCATATCAGCAGGAGGCAGTTCAGCTGTTGGTGGTTCGAATTCTAATTCAGGATCCAATTCGAGTTCATACAAGGAAGGACGTCCACGCAATTTGGGACGCGGCGTATCGAAACCCAAAAAGAATACTGTCGCTTCTCTGCTGGCTCAATCTCGGGCAGTGGGCTTAAAACCCATGCTGGCCACTCAACAACTACTTCAACAGGGAGCTGATATA GAGAAAATTCGTTTGGCTTTGAGTGAGGCTAATGCCCACATGGAAACCTCCACAGATTCCGAAAGCATGGCTGCCGAGAGTGGCCTATCCGAATCGGAGTCAGAAGATGCCAATATACACAATGTGTCCGAGTTACGTGTACCCTTGGAATTGGGTTGGAAGCGCGATACTGTTATACGGGGATTAACCAAACAGGGACAAATACGCGGCGAGGTTACATACTATGCGCCCAATAGTGTGGCTCCACTTAAGACCATTGGCCAGGTTTTTGCT CACTTGGAACAGCAACCATCCAGTCTTACGCGTGAGAATTTCAGTTTCTCTGCCCGTGCGATTGTGGGCTCATTTCTGCAACCGGCTCCTCCGCCATATGCCAATGATGGTGAATACATACGCATGACCGATGAGGATGTGGCCAAACGTCTGGAGGATTTAAAAGTCTTCACTCGTCAAACTCTCAATGTGGAGCAACGCATTGAGATAGCCAAGCAACAGCAGGCCATGCGTGATGCCAAGAAGCAACAAAAAGAGGAACTTGCTCGCAACAAGGAGAAGGCTCGTCAAGAGAAAAATGCCAAGCTGGAGCAGCAACGCAAAGAGAAGGAACTTAAGAATCAACAGGCTATTGAA GAGCGCAAAAAACGGCAAGAGGAATTGGATAGGCTCAAGCAGGAGGAATTGATTAAGAAGCAACAG GAAttacaaaagcaaaaggaacTACTGCTGGCTGCCGAAATG GAACGTGAACGCCGTCGTCAGCATATGAATCTTATTCGCATGTTGGAAGTTCGCCGCAAGTTTGAAGAGCGTGAGAAGAAGAAACATCAATTGGTTTTGGATCGTCTGATTTTGCGGGAGCGTCGGATGGCAGAACGTAAGAGAGATGCTGATATCCTTCAATTGATACGACGACCCAATGAGGATTCGGAAATGCCACAAGAAATCGCTGTGCCAGAATTGGAGCGTATTGCTGGCAATCGATTGCCTGGACAGGCTATGGCTGATCTTCTTATGGTGTTTGAGTTCTTGCACAACTTCGGTGAGACACTTGGATTCGATATGGAATCGTTGCCATCATTGCAGAATTTGCATGATGCTCTGATCAGTGACAGCAATGCCGATGCCGAGGAAGAATTGCTGTCGGTGATGACTCATTTGCTGGTCTGTGCCATTGAGGATCCGGGTGTGCCCAATCCGGGCAGACATACCACACTGTTGGGACAATCGTTGCGAAATGCTGATATAACCAATTCGAATGTATCTGAGATTTTGAGAATCTATTTGTATGCCACTGCAACGGGAGAAATACGTCAAATGTATGGCATCACAGTGGATCGTGAGCGGGAACGTCGTGTGCCCGATCATCATCAATTGGATGCAGATTCGGCAACACATTCGGCCAAGAATCAAGAGTACTACAAGCTGCTCCATGAGAATGATACGTGGAAATTGTCACATTATCTCAAAGATCGTCCATTTGTGGCCTTGAATCCGACTAGAAAGGCCCAAATGTTGGCCCACCTTTGCAACGATTTGCTGATGAATAAAGCGGTCCTCCGCCAAATTGATGGCAGTCTGGAAACATGTGCCCAGATGAGGAAAGAGAAGTACATGACGGACATGAAGGTACGCAAGTATAAGGCCCTTCATATGCGTAAGGCGCGCATTGAGGCTTATGAGAAGGCCCAAGCAGAACGAGAAGCAGCCATGCAAGCTCTAATGGCCCAGCAGAAACTCGATGCAGAACGCTTAGCACTCGCCAAGCAGGCTGAGGCGGAAGCAGCCGCTGCCATTGCTGTGGTTCCAGTTGATGGAGAGAATTCCAAGGCGGAAGTTAGTGGCGAAACAACTACCAATAATGGCGGGGAAAAAGAAGATGAAACCAAGGATCcagaggcagcagcagcaacaacaacaacaacaacacagccAATGGAAGTGGATAGTAATGATAAAGAAGAAACTGCTCCAGCCACTCCAGCTGCAGTTGGCGCTCCGTCGACTCTTCAGTTAGGAGCAGGAGCTACTGGTGACTCCTTAGTCAGCCCAACAAAGATGACTGCTGTTCCCATTAGCACCACGACAGCCACCACCATCAGCGGTGGGGAACAGTGCGCCGCCACTATTGCCACGCCCACCTATCAACATAATGGCTCAGCGACGACGACGCCGACAAACAGCGCTTCGCTTGTTACGGTTGCTGCCGCCGGCGATGCCCTCTTGCAGGCCAAGAAAACCGGAGCCCGCAATTCCATCAACGAGGATGGACAACATCCCGATGTTAGTATCAGCATTGAGGATGATCTCTCCGATCTGGATTCGGAAATCACAAATGTGGAAGAGGACGAGGATAATCGCCTGAGTGCCGATGAGTTGCAAAAGAAGCTGGACAAGATTGTACGTGCGTCACTCAATTGCAAAGAGGCTTTGGAGAAGAGCACAAATCAGCTAAGGGCCGCATGCTTTGGCCAGGATAGATTTTGGCGTCGCTATTGGAAACTACCGAAAGCGGGAGGCATATTCATTGAGGCCCTGGAGTCGGCACAGAATGATATATGTGGCTATCATGAGGCACTGGAGGGTATGGACGAGCAGGCAACGGATagagaggaagaaaaaaaGGCAGAATCAGTGGATGGggatgcagcagcagcggcagccgAACAAGATGAGCCGATGGATGTCGATGAAGACGTTGATGCTAATGACAAAAAGGCAGTGGAGGAACCACCACTTGCTTCAGAACAGCCACAAGCGGATgcggagcaacagcagcaccaGGAGgaagacgatgatgatgacgatgattgCACTGAGATCAACAAAGTCGAACCCGAAATTGTTGATCttggcgatgatgatgatgatccgCCCAAGAGTGACCCAACGGCTCCGCCACCACCGCCTCCACTACCAGCACCTCGTCCCGAAATTAAGGTGAAATCAGAAATGGAGCTAATGGGACCACCACCCACAGTTATTTCAACAAAAACCGATTTCGAGGCTGAGATTAAGATACCCACCATTCCTGGCCTGATACCCACaatcaataataacaacaataatgcCAATGTCAACGATTTTACCAACATGATGAACATGAACAACATgggcagcaacatcaacaacatcaacatGAACATTAACAATTGTGATAAGATGGACTTGACGTCCATTAAAGCCGAGATGGATTTGAAAAAGGAAGATGACTGCATTATAGTGTCCACCACAACAATTGGTGATGATTCACCCAAATGGTTCTCGATTGTCAAACGGGAAGTCCCACTGATTAGCGAATTGCCTGCCGAAGATGGCGGTGTCGTTTCGCAGGAACTTCAGCATAGCTATGCCAATCAGAATTGTTATGCCCAGTTGCAATTGCAGGGTCATCCATGGGATTTGATTAATAATATGCAATATTATTCTATACCCATGGACGAGTGTAAAGTGGAGCCGACCAAATACACCCAGGAATGTATATTCTCGTTGAGTGGCTTGGATGAGAAGCAAATGCAGGCCAAAATTGATGAATATGCTGTGAAAATGAGTTCATCAGGAACAGGAACGGGAACAGATGCCGCCAATTTAACAGTGTCAAAAAACGGTCTGGGCTCTCCTCATCCGCCCAGCGAGACTGATGAGGAGTTAAAAaagacaacgacaacaacgaaaTCCGAAACGGAGGAAAAGTTTTTTCGTTTAGGCAGTGAAGTCCCACCAGACACTGGGGGTGGGACTGGGGCTGGGCCTGGAGTTGGAGCTACAGCAgcagctggagctggagctggagctggtgAAACCGAAATTGAAGTAAAGCCAAAAATTGAGCTACGCTTGGATGAGGCGCTCTCGCAGGCCTACTATCACAATATAGCCAATATGTCGTTGAGCAGTGTCCAAACATATATACCCATTGATATTCCATTGCCCCTCTCCATGACCCCCGATGAGCATCGTCTGCTGGAACAAGTGAAATTGGCTGGCTTTCCTGAAAAAGTTCATGGTGTCTATGTGCCACGAAGGCATCGCTATGGCTGGTGGCAACTCAACGATGAGCAGAAATTGCGTCAACTGGTGAAATCGTTAAATCCATCCGGATTAAGGGAACGTGAACTTCAGGAGAATTTGCAACGTTTCCTCACCCTGGAGCAACCGTTGGGAGTTAACTATTTGCTCAAGGAGCATGAAACGGAAGTCGTTGAGTACATGATGCCCGATAAGCCAAACGATTGGAATCCTAAGGTGGCCAAACGTGTGGAATTGGCTCTGCTAGAGCAACTCGAATCGTTGGAAGATAAAATCGCCAGTGCATCGATGCAGCTTAAAAATTGGCAATTGCCCAATCGCATCGAGAACGAACTCAATCTGGAGCAAGAGGATGTGAGTGAAGAGGATTTCGTTAGCATTATACCCATGATAAGGGAACGCATTATTGATCTGGAGGCAAATATTGAGAGAAGATACCTTAAGCCACCTCTGGGATCCCAAACGGGTGATGCTCATTTGGCTGTGATTGCCCAAAATCAGCATACATCGACACAGACTCAAAATTCCGCATCGGCAGCGGCATATCTTCtgcaaatgcaacaacaacagcagcagcagcaacagcagcaacaattggttggccaacagcagcaacaacaacaccagcaacagcttggtaacaacacaaacaacagcagcaacctTAATCCTTCATCCTTCAATGAACGTACCATGGCCCTGGCAGCAATTGCAGCAGCCGCTAACCCACCCATTCTCGATGGTAGCTCTGCTAATCCAGCTGAATGCACCTCTGGCAATGTCTCACCTGCCAGCAATTGCGATAGCGACAAAGATGAGAAGGTCGAGAATATCCCAAAAGGCCTAGTCCAATGGCGTGATGCAGTTTCTCGTTCGCATACCACTGCCCAACTGGCCATGGCCTTGTATGTTCTTGAATCCTGTGTGGCCTGGGATAAGAGCATCATGAAGGCG tatgcaacgaAAAGTAGCAAACCCAGCACAAAGAAAAAGGGCGGCACCAAAAAGCAGGCTAcaccaaagaaacaacaacaaaacacgaAAGCAaagccgccgccgccgccatcatcatcaaaaTCAACGACTCcgaagaagaaacaaaaaacagaggAAACAGCAGCCACTCCATCATTGAgcattaaaatcaatttaaaagcCTTGGCCAAGGCTAATCAAAATGGTCAACAGGATCAGTCTGATTCTGAGGCCAGTTCCAGTAGCTCGACTTCTGCAAGCAATTCAGACTCGGACTTTGGGACCAGACGAAGGAACAAAACcaagacaaaaacaaagaacaagACAAACAAGACAACACCGACTGCAACTGGGACTGTGACTGCGACTGGGAAACGTCGACGTTCAGCCACTACTACAAACTCTTGCAAATATTCAAATTCCTTACAGAATTGCCAGTTTTGCACATCGGGCGAGAATGAGGATAAACTCCTGCTCTGCGATGGCTGTGATAAGGGCTATCACACATACTGCTTCAAGCCCAAAATGGATAACATACCCGATGGCGATTG GTACTGCTATGAATGTGTCAATAAGGCCACCAATGAGCGCAAGTGCATCGTTTGTGGTGGTCATCGTCCATCTCCAGTGGGCAAAATGATCTATTGTGATCTGTGTCCGCGTGCCTATCATGCTGATTGCTATATACCGCCACTTCTGAAGGTCCCAAGGGGTAAATGGTATTGCCATGGTTGTATAACACGTGCTCCACCTCCGAAAAAACGCAGCGGGGGAAGTAGCAGTAAATCCCGCCGGGATCGTGATGCCAGCACAGCGGCCAAGCGACGGAATGATAAACAGCTAACAAGTGGTCCGGGAAGTTTGGAGCAAATTGCTGTAGGCGATGTTCAaccgcagcagcaacaacagcaacaacaacaacaacaacaaattcttCTCAATGCCTCTCAACAGTCACTAAACTCATCGCACGATGAGTCAATGACCTCATTGCCAGCACCACTAAg TCCTGCCCATTCTGTGGCCTCAGCCACCTTTGATGAACAGCATCATAATAATTCCATTGATGGCTCACGCTTTCCCACAACTACCCACAATAATGGCGGTGTACCCCTAGCTGAAACGGAGGGCAGTGCCAGCGGAGGAGTCACTGCCACCAGTTATCCACCTTATCCGCCACCAAGTAATTTTGCCACAACTGGAATGGCTAATCGTACGCCGCCATCGTTGCCGCAGCCCCTGCAGTTTAATACGGCCATGTCACCACGAGCTGTGACTCCGACCAGAACGCCAACTCCCACGCCAacaccgccaccgccgcccGGTCCACAATTGCAGCCACCGACACCAACGGCTGCTGCTCCGATAGTTATGCAGGCATCGCCAACAGCTTTGAATGTGACCTGTCAATCGCCCACTCAGCCTATGACCATGCCCTCGCCCAGAGCATGCACGCCAACGCCACCCGCCACTGGAGCGGGAAATGCAACACAAATGTCACCACCGCCCATCAATATACATGCCATACAGGAGGCCAAGGAGAAGCTTAAGCAGGAGAAGAAGGAGAAACATGCCACAAAGAAGCTGATGAAAGAGCTCTCCGTCTGCAAGACTCTACTGGGTGAAATGGAG CTACATGAGGATTCTTGGCCATTTCTATTGCCGGTGAATACGAAACAGTTTCCTACATATCGTAAAATCATCAAATCCCCAATGGATTTGTCCacaattaaaaagaaattgcaGGATTTAAG CTACAAAACCCGCGAAGACTTTTGCGTTGATGTACGACAAATTTTCGACAATTGCGAAATGTTCAATGAGGATGATTCTCCCGTTGGCAAGGCGGGTCATGGCATGCGTAAATTCTTTGAATCTCGCTGGGGTGAACTAACCGATAAGCACTCCTGA